In the Nitrosarchaeum sp. genome, one interval contains:
- the purQ gene encoding phosphoribosylformylglycinamidine synthase subunit PurQ, translated as MKVGVIVFPGSNCDRDMYHVLTDVFNLDAQYFWHEKGLPKNIDAVILPGGFSYGDRLRSGAIAAHSPIINDVRKMAGKGIPILGVCNGFQILVEAGLLPGALLKNTSLNFMCNWTNLIVENNKTPFTNKLKLNQKIPIPIANGEGRYYVDNDTLKKLKKNNQIVFRYEEVINGSTDRIAGVCNEDGNVVGMMPHPERAAESAINPIDNKPSSLIFESLIKTIGVKN; from the coding sequence GTGAAGGTAGGGGTTATAGTTTTTCCAGGAAGTAACTGCGATCGCGATATGTATCACGTTCTAACTGATGTTTTTAATCTGGATGCCCAGTATTTTTGGCATGAAAAAGGACTACCAAAAAACATCGATGCCGTGATTCTTCCGGGCGGATTTTCTTACGGTGATAGACTAAGGTCTGGGGCAATTGCAGCTCATAGCCCAATAATTAACGATGTGAGAAAAATGGCTGGCAAAGGAATTCCTATTTTAGGCGTATGCAACGGATTCCAGATTCTAGTTGAGGCAGGCCTACTTCCAGGTGCATTACTCAAAAATACATCGCTGAATTTTATGTGTAACTGGACTAACTTGATAGTTGAAAACAACAAGACTCCATTTACAAACAAATTAAAATTAAATCAAAAGATTCCAATTCCTATTGCAAATGGCGAAGGCAGATATTATGTCGATAATGACACGCTAAAAAAATTAAAGAAAAATAACCAAATTGTTTTTAGATATGAGGAAGTGATAAACGGCTCCACTGATAGGATAGCCGGTGTTTGCAACGAGGATGGAAATGTTGTTGGAATGATGCCTCATCCTGAAAGAGCAGCCGAGTCTGCAATTAACCCAATTGACAATAAACCCTCTTCTCTAATTTTTGAATCACTGATTAAAACAATTGGTGTTAAAAATTGA
- the purS gene encoding phosphoribosylformylglycinamidine synthase subunit PurS, producing MATFIVHVTIENKPGISDPEGETILNDLILKGGDSSISKIKTAKMLKFTIKEKDKKSAQAKVQKICDELRIYNPMVSKVTIDVFDAS from the coding sequence TTGGCTACCTTTATTGTTCATGTGACCATTGAAAACAAACCTGGAATTAGTGATCCTGAAGGCGAAACGATTCTAAATGACCTGATACTAAAAGGCGGGGATTCCTCAATATCTAAAATAAAGACTGCAAAGATGCTAAAATTTACAATCAAAGAAAAAGACAAAAAGTCTGCACAGGCAAAGGTGCAGAAAATATGTGACGAATTAAGAATCTACAATCCCATGGTAAGCAAAGTCACAATTGATGTCTTTGATGCATCCTAA
- a CDS encoding SIMPL domain-containing protein, translating to MKHSKQIFTAMIAVLVVSVTVGAISVTPNAVAQEEITPFPSREKVISVTGNAISSVKPNLANISFGVEIQEKTAKDALASNSELMNKVIAAIKQVGITDSEISTSQFNIYPVYDNYQDKETGRYTQELIGYRVSNIIHVETQNLNSLAAIIDSAVEAGVNRVDSVYFSLSPESASKLKDELLAEAVLNAKSKAEMALAPLNYKIIGVKAVSLSEFSIPYPMPMYDMAYGEGIAKSSAPTPIFSSDQDVNTSVNVVFLIGSN from the coding sequence ATGAAACATTCAAAACAAATCTTTACAGCCATGATTGCTGTACTGGTAGTCTCTGTAACCGTGGGTGCAATCTCTGTTACCCCAAATGCAGTAGCTCAAGAGGAAATCACTCCTTTTCCATCTAGGGAAAAAGTGATCTCAGTTACCGGTAATGCAATCTCAAGCGTAAAGCCAAACCTTGCAAACATTAGTTTTGGTGTTGAAATTCAAGAAAAAACTGCCAAAGATGCACTGGCTTCAAATTCTGAATTGATGAACAAAGTGATTGCTGCAATAAAACAAGTAGGAATCACTGATTCGGAGATCAGTACGTCCCAGTTTAACATCTATCCTGTATATGATAATTATCAGGACAAGGAGACTGGAAGATATACCCAAGAACTAATTGGATATAGAGTAAGCAACATTATCCATGTTGAAACTCAGAATCTCAACAGTTTAGCTGCCATAATTGACAGCGCAGTTGAGGCAGGAGTAAACAGAGTAGATAGCGTATACTTTTCACTATCTCCTGAATCTGCATCAAAACTAAAAGATGAACTTTTAGCAGAAGCAGTTCTTAATGCAAAGTCAAAAGCTGAAATGGCACTGGCCCCACTCAATTACAAGATAATTGGAGTAAAGGCAGTCTCTTTATCTGAATTTTCAATACCATACCCAATGCCAATGTACGACATGGCATATGGTGAGGGAATTGCAAAATCCTCAGCCCCTACACCGATATTTTCATCTGACCAAGATGTCAATACAAGTGTAAACGTTGTCTTCCTAATTGGAAGCAACTAA
- a CDS encoding winged helix-turn-helix domain-containing protein, giving the protein MKDEIGDALKDTEGDTIGIADRVEILSTEDSKLKSIGEILSSDSSRAILKILFNDSLTANQISQKTEISLPLVIYHLKKMQDAGVVKITNIGKNTKSHDMKFYTVDKLAIVILPAMMSEPAKKSKSLFNSFTRIHRLATLGGASIAAWFSSQLIQKGNVMPDGDMSANTPMPPDVPEMALKSIPEESADIAMESVPVDEMARMAGESADAMMKASPIIDTAPMTQAFDPIVQILWSAVTVLIVVVVGLVIEVVITKRRKNIAKH; this is encoded by the coding sequence ATGAAAGACGAGATTGGAGATGCTCTAAAAGATACTGAGGGAGATACGATAGGCATTGCAGACAGAGTCGAAATTTTATCCACCGAGGATTCAAAGCTAAAGTCAATTGGCGAGATACTTAGCTCAGATTCTAGCAGGGCGATTTTAAAAATTTTATTTAATGATTCTCTAACTGCAAACCAAATATCACAAAAGACAGAAATCTCATTGCCACTTGTAATTTATCATTTAAAAAAGATGCAGGACGCAGGAGTGGTAAAAATTACCAATATTGGAAAAAATACAAAGTCTCATGACATGAAGTTTTACACGGTAGACAAGCTTGCAATAGTCATCTTGCCTGCAATGATGTCAGAGCCTGCAAAAAAGAGCAAATCGCTGTTTAATTCATTTACCAGAATTCACAGACTGGCAACACTTGGCGGTGCATCAATTGCTGCATGGTTTTCATCTCAACTAATTCAGAAAGGAAATGTGATGCCAGATGGAGACATGTCGGCAAATACACCAATGCCACCAGATGTTCCAGAGATGGCACTCAAGTCAATTCCAGAAGAGTCTGCAGATATAGCAATGGAATCAGTGCCAGTTGACGAGATGGCAAGAATGGCAGGAGAATCTGCAGATGCAATGATGAAAGCCTCACCAATTATTGATACTGCTCCCATGACACAAGCATTTGATCCGATAGTCCAGATACTTTGGTCTGCAGTTACAGTTCTGATTGTAGTTGTTGTAGGACTAGTCATAGAAGTTGTAATTACTAAACGACGCAAAAACATCGCCAAACATTGA
- the tatC gene encoding twin-arginine translocase subunit TatC, whose translation MSDIQEINEHLKQLRKIVLRIAISVGVITMFLISFHAEPIQINGIQLYYPTPDPLNNIAAQITNHMRETLVPADVQLIQTAPGQAFFAQIYVAALTGIALSMPIIIRELVRFITPALKEKEIKIARNISLPALLLFVAGCIFSYIFVIPYILDFLYTYGESAGLVTFLNVIDFVTFVLQFLLAFGVSFQLPLVMYAVSRIGIVNSKFWRNNIRYAIVAIVIFGAVITPDGSGVTMWFIAGPMIALYLIGMVVIERSERKMSNI comes from the coding sequence ATGTCAGACATTCAAGAGATTAATGAACATCTAAAACAACTAAGAAAGATAGTTTTACGAATTGCAATATCAGTGGGAGTAATCACAATGTTTCTGATATCATTTCATGCAGAGCCAATTCAGATTAACGGAATCCAATTGTACTATCCAACTCCAGACCCACTAAACAACATTGCAGCACAGATAACAAATCACATGAGAGAAACTTTGGTTCCAGCAGATGTGCAGTTAATTCAGACAGCACCGGGTCAAGCATTCTTTGCTCAGATATATGTTGCAGCTCTTACGGGAATTGCATTAAGCATGCCAATTATCATTAGAGAGTTGGTGAGATTTATCACGCCAGCACTAAAAGAAAAAGAAATCAAGATAGCTAGAAACATTTCGCTGCCTGCTTTGTTGTTATTTGTTGCAGGATGTATATTTTCATATATTTTTGTAATCCCGTATATCTTAGATTTTCTTTACACGTACGGAGAATCTGCAGGGCTAGTTACATTTCTAAATGTAATTGATTTTGTTACATTTGTTTTACAGTTTTTGTTGGCATTTGGTGTATCATTTCAGCTTCCACTTGTAATGTATGCCGTATCACGCATTGGAATAGTCAACTCCAAATTTTGGCGAAATAACATAAGATATGCAATTGTTGCAATTGTCATATTTGGAGCTGTTATCACTCCAGACGGAAGCGGCGTTACGATGTGGTTTATTGCAGGACCAATGATCGCACTATATCTTATAGGCATGGTAGTAATTGAGCGCAGTGAGCGCAAAATGTCGAACATTTAA
- a CDS encoding twin-arginine translocase TatA/TatE family subunit has product MFEGVSNFIQGQEWIFIIIIAVVFIFGAKKIPELAKTLGKAKGEFEKGKIEGEKELKDLKDKEKKD; this is encoded by the coding sequence ATGTTTGAAGGAGTTTCAAATTTCATACAAGGTCAAGAATGGATATTTATCATAATTATTGCAGTAGTGTTTATTTTTGGTGCCAAAAAAATTCCCGAACTTGCAAAAACTTTGGGAAAAGCAAAGGGCGAGTTTGAGAAAGGAAAGATTGAGGGCGAAAAAGAGCTAAAAGACCTCAAAGATAAAGAAAAAAAAGATTAA
- a CDS encoding SRPBCC family protein, which translates to MARVVFEKIIKADRKKVFEITTNYENFQKILPQYYPSTRTISVRGNHSLVEEHLMLGGQEFVIMAKHVTDEPVLHELFIVGGDAKGTRITARYEQLPNGTKLILEIDWKFKGLTKLGFGKDKIPKEYSKLIDEFAIIVEN; encoded by the coding sequence TTGGCTAGAGTTGTTTTTGAAAAGATCATAAAGGCTGACAGAAAAAAAGTTTTTGAAATTACAACAAACTATGAAAACTTCCAAAAAATTCTTCCCCAATACTATCCCTCAACTAGAACCATTTCGGTTAGGGGAAATCACTCACTAGTAGAGGAGCATTTGATGCTAGGAGGACAGGAATTTGTAATCATGGCAAAGCATGTAACTGACGAACCTGTCTTGCATGAGCTATTCATTGTTGGTGGGGATGCAAAGGGAACTCGTATCACAGCAAGATATGAGCAGCTTCCAAACGGGACCAAATTGATTTTGGAGATTGATTGGAAGTTTAAAGGACTAACGAAACTGGGTTTTGGCAAAGACAAAATTCCAAAGGAATATTCTAAACTGATCGATGAGTTTGCAATTATCGTTGAGAATTAA
- a CDS encoding UbiX family flavin prenyltransferase encodes MNLIVGITGSTGVIYGVRLLEVLKKLGVDTHLIMSEWAIKCLAMETEFQIGYVKSLATTTSDESNMAASVSSGTHKVDGMIVAPCSMKTLSAIANGYDDTLVARAAGVTIKESRKLILMVRETPLSAIHLENMLKLSRLGIVILPPVTEFYTKPKTIDDIVNHGVGKCLDQFDLEHGLYPRWGTFKL; translated from the coding sequence ATGAATCTGATAGTTGGCATTACTGGCAGTACCGGCGTAATCTATGGAGTTCGCCTGTTAGAAGTCTTAAAGAAACTGGGAGTGGATACTCACCTGATAATGTCGGAGTGGGCAATCAAGTGTCTTGCAATGGAGACAGAGTTTCAGATAGGATATGTAAAATCACTTGCAACAACAACGTCTGATGAATCAAACATGGCAGCAAGTGTTTCTAGTGGAACTCACAAGGTTGATGGAATGATCGTCGCACCATGCAGCATGAAAACATTATCAGCAATTGCAAATGGATACGATGATACATTGGTTGCAAGAGCGGCAGGTGTCACAATTAAAGAATCTAGAAAATTAATTTTGATGGTTCGAGAAACCCCGCTATCTGCAATCCATCTTGAAAACATGTTAAAGTTATCGAGACTTGGAATTGTAATACTTCCACCAGTTACAGAGTTTTATACAAAACCAAAAACAATAGATGACATCGTAAATCACGGTGTTGGAAAATGCCTGGACCAGTTTGATCTGGAGCACGGTTTATACCCTCGTTGGGGTACTTTCAAATTATAA
- a CDS encoding formate--phosphoribosylaminoimidazolecarboxamide ligase family protein — translation MISSSEIKKIVNGYSDVKIGVMGSHSALEVMDGAKDENFQTLVYCQKGREGPYQRFGRIADEIVVLNKFKDMASAKNQKAMRDSNVIIVPHRSLTVYLGYKTLENSFKVPIFGNRKLFQAEERTAKRNQYFLLEKAKIKFPKLFKDPKNINKPCIVKVQELKRPLERAFFTVSSYKDYKEKSEAKIKQGLISRNGLEKASIEELAIGTYMNFNFFHTPISKQVDFIGIERRLQTNVHDFNALPAKQQLDINIDLQNIEVGHTPASIRESLLEKVIKMGDKFVAAVKKEYAPGIIGPFSLQSVITKDLELVVYDVSLRVPGNPIVATTSPYTKYQYGKTFGIGKRIAMEIRQAQEEGRLDEIVT, via the coding sequence ATGATTAGTTCTTCTGAGATTAAAAAAATTGTAAACGGATATTCCGATGTAAAGATTGGCGTTATGGGAAGCCACTCTGCACTTGAAGTAATGGATGGGGCAAAAGACGAAAACTTTCAGACTCTAGTATATTGTCAAAAAGGAAGAGAAGGACCTTATCAGAGATTTGGAAGAATAGCAGATGAGATTGTTGTGTTAAATAAATTCAAGGACATGGCATCTGCTAAAAATCAAAAAGCCATGCGAGACTCTAATGTCATAATAGTTCCTCACAGATCCCTAACAGTATATCTGGGATACAAAACCTTGGAGAACTCTTTTAAGGTTCCAATATTTGGAAACAGAAAACTATTCCAAGCAGAAGAGAGAACCGCAAAAAGAAACCAGTATTTCTTACTAGAGAAAGCAAAAATAAAATTTCCAAAGTTATTCAAAGACCCAAAAAACATCAACAAGCCATGTATCGTAAAGGTCCAGGAACTAAAAAGACCACTAGAGCGGGCATTTTTCACAGTATCATCATACAAAGACTATAAAGAAAAATCAGAAGCAAAAATAAAGCAAGGACTGATTTCAAGAAATGGCCTAGAAAAAGCAAGTATCGAAGAACTTGCAATTGGCACATACATGAATTTTAATTTCTTTCACACACCAATATCAAAACAAGTTGATTTTATTGGAATTGAGCGAAGACTGCAAACAAATGTCCATGACTTTAATGCACTTCCCGCAAAACAGCAGCTAGATATCAACATCGATTTACAAAACATCGAAGTGGGTCACACGCCAGCTAGCATCAGAGAGTCACTGCTTGAAAAAGTAATCAAGATGGGTGACAAATTTGTAGCTGCTGTCAAAAAGGAATATGCCCCAGGAATCATTGGTCCATTTTCACTGCAGAGTGTAATTACAAAGGATTTGGAGCTTGTAGTCTATGATGTGTCATTACGAGTCCCTGGAAATCCAATTGTTGCAACTACTAGCCCGTACACAAAATATCAGTACGGTAAAACATTTGGGATTGGCAAAAGAATAGCCATGGAAATAAGACAGGCCCAAGAAGAAGGCCGTCTAGATGAGATAGTTACCTAA
- a CDS encoding helicase C-terminal domain-containing protein: MLSLLEKFPDQFSPRDIQKKIIFEIEEKLKSGYKKIILCAPTGVGKSLVGATVSRYFDSSFTITASKHLQDQYIKDIPFLKPVKGKQNFACLKMMESEKVDNTRRAMRWGLTCDKGQCQEKIIKNGKEIVEVCKFKPTIKQVDEHTQNTESCHYYLQKYDALVSKHSLWNYHAFFQIMKFNKKLFEDYLNRKVSIFDEAHKIEDQIMQFIGFDIFNGQIEECNLNSGKYDFSDLDSMIQLIDDIAYSYAKKIKDIKESDSFQTEPDYESITRLERRYDRAAQAKIDILTGKDNFVINDPVRDLNGNFRSISVKPIDVSSFANSFFTTEYQIFMSATIDRYSFCENMGLRQDDVAFIDTPKSPFPIENRRIDLLNIKRLSYGSTESDELEVIKVIDRIMDEHSGERGLILTSSVPRCHKILRYLSPKNTRRIRICHSYNHDGKTQDEIISEHASDPTGVLLSSSLWEGVDLKDDLSRFQIIAKVPYPNYKEKRTKAKMDKFPLWYTAQTLTKLLQGFGRSIRSEDDWAKTYVLDTAVNNVLFKAQKMIPRAYYDVLGLENM, translated from the coding sequence ATCCTGTCTCTTTTAGAAAAATTTCCAGATCAATTCTCTCCACGTGATATTCAAAAAAAAATAATTTTTGAAATTGAAGAGAAATTGAAATCAGGTTACAAGAAAATTATTTTATGCGCTCCTACTGGAGTAGGAAAATCTCTAGTTGGAGCTACAGTATCTCGATATTTTGATAGTTCCTTTACAATTACAGCCTCAAAACATCTTCAAGATCAATATATCAAAGATATTCCATTTCTTAAACCTGTAAAAGGCAAACAGAATTTTGCTTGTTTAAAAATGATGGAATCTGAAAAAGTAGATAACACTAGAAGAGCCATGCGATGGGGATTGACCTGTGACAAAGGACAATGTCAGGAAAAAATAATCAAAAATGGAAAAGAGATAGTGGAAGTATGTAAATTCAAACCAACAATCAAACAAGTCGATGAACACACACAAAATACTGAATCATGTCACTATTATCTTCAAAAGTATGATGCTCTTGTCTCAAAACACTCTTTGTGGAATTATCATGCTTTTTTTCAAATTATGAAATTTAACAAAAAACTATTTGAAGACTATCTTAATAGGAAAGTTTCGATATTTGACGAGGCACATAAAATTGAAGACCAAATAATGCAGTTTATAGGATTTGATATTTTTAATGGCCAAATTGAAGAATGCAATCTAAATTCTGGAAAATATGATTTTTCAGATTTAGATTCTATGATTCAATTAATCGATGACATTGCATATTCTTATGCAAAAAAAATTAAAGACATTAAGGAAAGCGATTCATTTCAAACAGAGCCTGACTATGAGTCTATAACAAGATTGGAGCGAAGATATGATAGAGCCGCACAAGCTAAAATTGATATTCTTACTGGAAAAGATAATTTTGTCATAAATGATCCTGTTAGAGATTTGAATGGAAACTTTAGATCAATTTCTGTAAAACCAATCGATGTATCTTCATTTGCAAACTCTTTTTTCACCACAGAATATCAAATATTCATGTCTGCTACAATTGACCGATACAGCTTTTGTGAAAATATGGGATTACGCCAAGATGATGTTGCATTCATTGATACCCCAAAATCTCCATTTCCAATCGAGAATCGACGAATTGATCTTTTGAACATTAAACGATTAAGCTACGGTTCTACTGAATCTGATGAACTTGAAGTGATAAAAGTAATTGATAGAATAATGGATGAGCATTCTGGTGAACGAGGATTGATTTTGACTTCCTCAGTTCCACGATGTCACAAAATTCTCCGATATCTTTCTCCAAAAAATACTAGGAGGATTAGAATCTGTCATAGTTATAATCACGATGGAAAAACTCAGGATGAAATTATTTCAGAACATGCATCTGACCCTACTGGCGTATTGCTATCTTCTTCGCTTTGGGAAGGTGTAGACCTTAAAGATGATTTGTCTAGATTTCAAATTATAGCTAAAGTTCCATATCCAAATTATAAAGAAAAAAGAACAAAGGCAAAGATGGATAAATTTCCATTATGGTATACGGCGCAAACTCTGACTAAGTTATTGCAAGGATTTGGCCGTTCAATTAGAAGTGAAGATGATTGGGCTAAAACATACGTGCTTGATACTGCAGTAAACAATGTGTTATTCAAGGCCCAAAAAATGATTCCACGTGCGTATTACGATGTATTGGGTTTAGAGAACATGTAA
- a CDS encoding GIY-YIG nuclease family protein, with amino-acid sequence MELLEDKMRVWLESAKFVKAMPGVYVLYNRNKDVIYIGESSNLEETFTKYVETEFEGNECKQKTQSYQREFTNNPKERQIQLIEEFKKQSGKVPSCNTEIALETH; translated from the coding sequence ATGGAGTTGTTAGAAGATAAAATGAGAGTTTGGTTAGAAAGCGCCAAATTTGTCAAAGCAATGCCGGGTGTTTACGTATTGTATAACAGAAACAAAGATGTAATCTACATAGGTGAAAGTAGCAATTTAGAAGAGACATTTACAAAATACGTAGAAACAGAATTTGAGGGAAATGAATGCAAACAGAAAACACAATCATATCAACGCGAATTCACTAATAATCCAAAAGAAAGACAAATTCAGCTAATTGAAGAATTCAAAAAACAGTCAGGAAAAGTACCATCTTGCAATACAGAGATTGCATTAGAAACTCATTGA
- a CDS encoding nitroreductase family protein: MYSKENPEKIYPAGYEPSIKSQNDGNVRNQLLFEILKTSPTEFTNTDLFTVMSKRRSTRKFSDKIVETGKIDKIIAAADTAPTAGNFQGFEIFYVKSSAKKQQLIEACNNQPYVNAPLVLVFCKNPSRVKFDFPEEILKKFAIQDATLAAAYSQLAAQALGLSSIWIGMFDEQKVMKVINTKLIPSSILCIGYTKQDKFPKPRRNLKELVHVVLE; encoded by the coding sequence ATGTATTCAAAAGAAAATCCTGAAAAAATATACCCAGCAGGATATGAACCGTCCATAAAAAGTCAGAACGACGGCAACGTTAGAAATCAGTTACTCTTTGAAATTCTAAAAACTTCACCAACTGAATTTACCAATACGGATTTGTTCACAGTAATGTCAAAAAGACGTTCAACTAGAAAGTTCAGCGATAAAATTGTAGAGACTGGAAAAATTGATAAAATAATAGCTGCTGCAGATACAGCGCCTACCGCGGGAAATTTTCAAGGATTTGAAATATTTTATGTTAAAAGTTCAGCAAAAAAACAACAATTAATTGAAGCATGCAATAATCAACCATACGTAAATGCACCTCTAGTTCTAGTTTTTTGTAAAAATCCTTCACGAGTTAAATTTGATTTTCCTGAAGAGATTCTCAAAAAATTTGCAATACAAGATGCAACGTTAGCTGCTGCATATTCACAGCTTGCAGCTCAAGCGTTAGGATTAAGTTCTATATGGATCGGAATGTTTGACGAACAAAAAGTAATGAAGGTCATAAATACAAAATTGATTCCATCATCAATATTATGCATAGGATATACTAAACAAGATAAATTCCCAAAACCACGAAGAAATCTTAAAGAATTAGTACACGTAGTATTGGAATAA
- a CDS encoding PAC2 family protein, giving the protein MEFSQIEEPQIEKPIVIAAMQDMGNVGSIVVNFINNSLKTKKFRIAKTPYPTYVVDEGGHINLPNESWEYKYADGLIVFGGGTGQPQDTLELYALCQDVIDISKKYSAKFIYTLGGFHTNKILDKNPKTFVTSTSIELTKQMQGLGVLTTPQKSIITGFNGLILGFAKQNGIQGMGMYGELNQPEIPQYRAAISIIKTLEKLTYRKLGDTTRLELLAQEIEKSFEN; this is encoded by the coding sequence ATGGAGTTTTCTCAAATTGAAGAACCACAGATTGAAAAACCCATAGTCATTGCTGCAATGCAAGATATGGGAAATGTTGGAAGCATCGTAGTTAATTTCATCAACAATAGTTTAAAAACAAAAAAATTCAGAATTGCAAAAACGCCATATCCAACATATGTTGTAGATGAAGGAGGTCACATAAATTTACCAAATGAAAGTTGGGAATACAAATATGCAGATGGGTTAATTGTTTTTGGCGGAGGAACAGGTCAACCGCAAGATACACTTGAACTATATGCTTTGTGTCAAGATGTAATCGATATTTCAAAAAAATATTCTGCCAAATTTATTTACACGCTTGGAGGGTTTCACACAAATAAGATACTGGATAAAAATCCAAAAACATTTGTAACTTCGACATCGATTGAGCTAACTAAACAGATGCAAGGATTAGGCGTTTTAACGACACCCCAAAAGTCAATAATTACGGGATTCAACGGATTGATCTTAGGATTTGCTAAACAAAACGGCATTCAAGGAATGGGGATGTATGGAGAGTTAAATCAGCCTGAAATCCCACAATACAGAGCGGCAATTAGCATAATCAAAACATTAGAAAAGCTAACCTATAGGAAATTGGGTGATACAACTAGATTAGAATTACTCGCTCAAGAGATCGAAAAAAGTTTTGAAAATTAA
- a CDS encoding CRISPR-associated protein Cas4, with translation MTSILQACQTEIDGVRYYKTPQGLIYPSITTVLSKTSDMTGLDQWRERIGNDLADQIMKEAQIHGTMTHKLCEDYLKNKESVGDFLDIPKSHFEKLKPYLHKMNNIRGIELPLYSDELKIAGTCDCIAEYNGDLSIIDFKTSRSRLVEHYDKVQKYFMQATAYSLMWKERTGIEIDQIVIIGSDETGDTAEFIKIPFDFKDKLIEIIEKFHNLS, from the coding sequence ATGACATCAATACTCCAAGCATGTCAAACAGAAATAGACGGAGTCAGATATTACAAAACACCTCAAGGATTGATATATCCGTCGATCACAACAGTGCTATCAAAAACATCAGACATGACAGGTCTTGATCAGTGGAGAGAAAGGATAGGAAATGATTTAGCAGATCAGATAATGAAAGAGGCCCAAATTCATGGCACCATGACTCATAAGTTATGTGAAGATTATCTAAAAAATAAAGAGTCAGTTGGAGATTTTCTTGATATCCCAAAAAGTCATTTTGAAAAATTAAAACCATATTTGCATAAAATGAACAATATTAGGGGAATTGAACTTCCGTTGTATAGTGATGAGCTCAAAATTGCAGGTACATGCGATTGTATTGCAGAATATAATGGAGATTTATCAATTATTGATTTTAAAACTAGCAGAAGCAGATTAGTTGAACATTATGATAAAGTTCAAAAATATTTCATGCAAGCAACTGCATATTCTTTGATGTGGAAAGAAAGAACAGGAATTGAAATAGACCAAATTGTAATTATCGGATCTGATGAAACAGGGGATACTGCAGAGTTTATCAAAATCCCATTCGATTTTAAGGACAAGTTAATTGAAATCATAGAAAAATTTCACAATTTATCATAA